Proteins encoded within one genomic window of Actinomycetes bacterium:
- a CDS encoding acyltransferase: MATAGLTGTTSDSGPGAPEAVGSSGRFGHRPGLDALRGILVAVILWYHLAPHQVPLGVASIDVFLVLSGFLICTLLLTEIDDAGRSTGVDLRGFWMRRARRLIPGLYVMLGVVVVASALGVYESTEVARTARGSVFYAGNIVQFGGDYFSAFGQRNPLEHLWTLAVEEQGYLALAIGTALLALACRTTRSARLVLAVAAVLAMALTTLRSRGLVSGGADSNRIYMGFDTRAVALCVGVLLAVLLWRRWSSESGPMRAARAAGLALVAVLVVAAVVGSSIASDRFASGGWLVSSLLCALLVVLAVRTTKPGAFTRLAPLRWAGTRSYGIYLWHLPLVVLIAEAGGWLRSGVAVLATIAAAELSFRFVESPFRGNRVSGRSFVMLVIGASVVLVAMTYLSASDEPVPEEVASGSTFRGDDPPPESSTQAGGDPAPAPDAATTARERAQSGGPDGEPTTSISRTPQRVLVWGGSFATIAGAALADTAADLTVVAHPQCVNPGDCRTVRPGAEAQGFDLVVLAIGGPEAFHSPPSNPYDVSAPERGAARLWAELSVAFGDVPVGLLTPPDERESLGEVLHLRHHAGNDPANFVFGADPTQWPGELAERLEAQTQGAAKTKVMLVGDSVAWSLATRFAPDGAVVWDRSQHGCNTAAGRQVSHNSGVDNKGPVCDWREDWTADVAEWDPDVVVLHTGTWESYDRQVDGRRIEAGSPEWSALQRQQFEEAYGVLSAGGAVVVSVIQAPASETAPGKPFETRPEESPRRMAAVLEAARAAGRLRGDVVVLDAAEAVCTPDCGSPELRPDGVHYSREGAGLIAEWLYPQLAELYPGG, translated from the coding sequence GTGGCAACAGCCGGCCTGACGGGGACGACCAGCGATTCTGGGCCGGGCGCGCCCGAAGCCGTCGGAAGCTCCGGTCGGTTCGGTCACCGCCCCGGCCTCGATGCGCTGCGGGGAATCCTCGTGGCCGTCATCCTCTGGTACCACCTCGCACCGCATCAGGTGCCCCTGGGCGTCGCGTCGATAGACGTCTTCCTGGTTCTCAGCGGCTTCCTGATCTGCACGCTGTTGCTCACCGAGATCGATGACGCCGGCCGCAGCACCGGCGTCGACCTGCGCGGGTTCTGGATGCGTCGGGCCCGCCGGCTGATCCCTGGTCTGTACGTGATGCTCGGTGTGGTCGTGGTGGCCTCGGCGCTCGGCGTGTACGAGTCGACCGAGGTGGCCCGCACGGCGCGGGGCTCGGTGTTCTATGCCGGCAACATCGTGCAGTTCGGCGGCGACTACTTCTCGGCGTTCGGCCAGCGGAACCCGCTCGAGCACCTTTGGACCCTCGCGGTGGAAGAACAGGGCTACCTGGCCCTGGCGATCGGTACCGCGCTCCTGGCGCTGGCCTGCCGCACCACTCGTTCGGCGCGGCTCGTGCTCGCCGTGGCAGCCGTGCTGGCCATGGCGCTCACAACGCTGCGGTCGCGGGGCCTGGTCAGTGGTGGTGCTGACTCCAACCGGATCTACATGGGATTCGACACCCGTGCTGTCGCCCTCTGCGTGGGCGTGTTGCTGGCGGTGTTGCTGTGGCGCCGCTGGAGTTCGGAGTCGGGCCCGATGCGAGCGGCGCGCGCGGCCGGCCTGGCCCTCGTGGCCGTGTTGGTGGTGGCGGCGGTGGTGGGCTCCTCCATCGCGTCTGACAGGTTCGCGTCGGGCGGATGGCTCGTGTCGTCCCTCCTGTGTGCCCTGTTGGTCGTGCTGGCGGTGCGCACCACGAAGCCGGGGGCGTTCACCCGCCTCGCACCGTTGCGATGGGCCGGCACCCGGTCCTACGGGATCTACCTGTGGCACCTGCCCCTGGTGGTGCTGATCGCGGAAGCCGGCGGCTGGTTGCGCAGCGGCGTCGCCGTGCTGGCCACGATTGCCGCCGCCGAGTTGTCGTTCCGCTTCGTCGAGTCGCCGTTTCGCGGCAACAGGGTGTCCGGCCGCTCATTCGTGATGCTGGTGATCGGGGCCAGCGTGGTGCTGGTTGCGATGACGTACCTGTCCGCTTCCGATGAGCCGGTGCCCGAGGAGGTTGCCTCCGGGAGCACGTTCCGCGGCGACGATCCGCCACCCGAGAGTTCAACCCAGGCCGGTGGCGACCCGGCACCCGCCCCCGATGCCGCAACGACAGCCCGTGAACGGGCGCAGTCAGGCGGGCCCGACGGTGAGCCGACCACCTCGATCAGCCGAACCCCGCAACGCGTGTTGGTCTGGGGTGGTTCATTCGCCACGATTGCAGGCGCCGCTCTGGCCGACACCGCTGCGGACCTCACAGTCGTTGCGCATCCGCAGTGCGTGAACCCCGGCGATTGCAGAACGGTTCGCCCGGGCGCTGAAGCACAGGGATTCGACCTCGTGGTGCTCGCGATCGGCGGTCCGGAAGCGTTCCACAGCCCGCCTTCGAACCCGTACGACGTATCGGCTCCCGAGCGTGGTGCCGCCAGACTCTGGGCCGAGCTGTCGGTGGCGTTCGGCGACGTTCCGGTCGGCCTTCTCACCCCACCCGACGAGCGCGAGAGCCTCGGTGAGGTGCTGCACCTGCGCCACCATGCGGGTAACGATCCGGCCAACTTCGTGTTCGGCGCTGATCCCACGCAGTGGCCGGGCGAGCTGGCCGAGCGCCTGGAAGCCCAGACCCAGGGGGCGGCCAAGACGAAGGTCATGCTCGTCGGTGATTCGGTGGCATGGTCGCTGGCCACCCGCTTCGCGCCCGATGGTGCAGTGGTGTGGGATCGCTCGCAGCATGGCTGCAACACCGCGGCGGGCAGGCAGGTGTCGCACAACTCCGGTGTGGACAACAAGGGTCCGGTATGTGATTGGCGCGAGGACTGGACGGCGGATGTGGCCGAGTGGGACCCCGATGTCGTGGTCCTGCACACGGGCACCTGGGAGAGCTATGACCGCCAGGTCGACGGCCGCCGCATCGAGGCGGGGTCACCCGAGTGGTCCGCCCTGCAGCGCCAGCAGTTCGAGGAGGCATACGGTGTCCTGTCAGCCGGGGGAGCGGTCGTCGTGTCGGTGATCCAGGCGCCCGCCTCGGAGACCGCTCCGGGCAAACCGTTCGAGACGCGTCCAGAGGAGTCACCCCGCAGGATGGCGGCGGTGCTGGAGGCTGCGCGTGCGGCCGGGCGCCTCCGTGGCGACGTGGTTGTACTCGACGCGGCGGAGGCGGTCTGCACGCCGGACTGCGGCTCGCCGGAACTGCGTCCCGACGGGGTGCACTACAGCCGCGAGGGCGCGGGGCTGATAGCCGAATGGCTGTACCCGCAGCTCGCCGAGCTCTACCCGGGTGGCTGA
- a CDS encoding leucyl aminopeptidase, with amino-acid sequence MTDLLAVKVSTSAPAGATAVATFAFSNRLNKIDGVKKAAAERAGFTGKPGSTLTLNDGDKVRVVLGLGPSGEAGAGELRTAVAAFVRGVSKHRRAAVDLVDVDLEVDEERAAAVVAEGAILANYSFDELKSDDDAGPSLSTLTIATEGDLRGVRAAVAKAVAVADGVCFARDMVNLPGGDLTPERFARLAAERAEAAGLQVEVLDETAIVDERLGGVIAVNKGSEHPARLVKLTYTPDDEVAAGGETVALVGKGITFDSGGLSLKPPDGMIGMKMDMGGAAAVLGAMCALPAVGAPVRVVSYTPMTDNMTGPDAQRPGDVYTARDGTTVEVLNTDAEGRLILGDALALASEEEPAAIIDLATLTGACLVALGDRIAGLMSNDDELSERIARAADEAGERVWPLPLPDDYAKQLESDIADVKNIGTRFGGTLTAGLFLKKFVGEGIPWAHIDIAGPGMGNEAWEVVPKGGTGFGVRTLVRLISDWLDDPADVQAPQEG; translated from the coding sequence ATGACAGACCTGCTTGCGGTGAAGGTGTCCACCAGCGCGCCTGCCGGCGCGACGGCGGTGGCCACGTTCGCGTTCTCCAACCGCCTCAACAAGATCGATGGGGTCAAGAAGGCTGCGGCCGAGCGCGCCGGGTTCACCGGCAAGCCGGGCTCGACGCTCACGCTCAACGACGGCGACAAGGTCCGAGTCGTGCTCGGACTGGGGCCATCGGGCGAGGCGGGCGCGGGTGAGTTGCGGACGGCCGTTGCGGCGTTCGTTAGGGGTGTCTCGAAGCACCGCAGGGCTGCGGTGGACCTCGTCGACGTGGACCTCGAGGTCGACGAGGAACGTGCGGCGGCGGTGGTGGCCGAGGGTGCGATCCTTGCCAACTACTCCTTTGACGAACTGAAGTCCGATGACGACGCGGGCCCCTCGCTCAGCACACTCACGATCGCAACCGAAGGTGACCTGCGAGGCGTCCGGGCAGCGGTCGCGAAGGCTGTCGCGGTTGCCGACGGCGTGTGCTTCGCCCGGGACATGGTGAACCTGCCCGGTGGCGACCTGACCCCGGAGCGATTCGCCCGCCTCGCTGCGGAACGCGCCGAGGCGGCCGGCCTCCAGGTCGAGGTCCTCGACGAGACGGCCATCGTGGACGAACGGCTCGGCGGCGTCATTGCCGTCAACAAGGGCTCCGAGCATCCGGCCCGGTTGGTGAAGCTGACCTACACACCCGACGACGAGGTCGCCGCGGGCGGCGAGACCGTCGCCCTGGTCGGCAAGGGCATCACGTTCGACTCGGGCGGGCTGAGCCTGAAGCCACCGGACGGCATGATCGGCATGAAGATGGACATGGGTGGAGCGGCAGCGGTGCTGGGCGCAATGTGCGCACTGCCGGCAGTCGGTGCGCCCGTGCGGGTCGTGTCGTACACGCCGATGACCGACAACATGACCGGCCCCGATGCCCAGCGCCCCGGCGACGTCTACACCGCTCGCGACGGCACGACGGTCGAGGTGCTCAACACTGACGCCGAGGGCCGTCTCATCCTCGGTGATGCTCTGGCGTTGGCCTCGGAGGAGGAGCCGGCGGCCATCATCGACCTGGCCACCCTCACCGGCGCCTGCCTGGTGGCACTCGGCGACCGCATCGCCGGCCTCATGTCCAACGACGACGAATTGAGCGAGCGGATCGCGCGAGCGGCCGACGAGGCGGGGGAGCGGGTGTGGCCGCTGCCGTTGCCCGACGACTATGCCAAGCAGCTCGAGTCCGACATCGCGGACGTGAAGAACATCGGCACCCGCTTCGGTGGAACGCTGACCGCAGGGCTGTTCCTGAAGAAGTTCGTGGGCGAGGGCATTCCGTGGGCACACATCGACATCGCCGGACCCGGCATGGGCAACGAGGCGTGGGAAGTGGTCCCGAAGGGTGGCACCGGCTTCGGCGTCCGCACGCTCGTGCGGCTGATCTCCGACTGGTTGGATGATCCGGCTGACGTGCAGGCCCCACAGGAGGGTTAG
- a CDS encoding cob(I)yrinic acid a,c-diamide adenosyltransferase encodes MDIYTRTGDDGTTGLLFGGRVAKNHPAPAAYGDVDEAQAAIGVARAHAERGGELDGVLVGIEKDLWVLMADLATAPDNRHKLEAGTSLVTAGMVDRLEPLIDQFQSRYEPPREFVVPGEEKVSAFLDLARTVVRRAERSAVAAGVEGSEAVRYLNRLSDLMFVLARWQEGGWVAAKEVD; translated from the coding sequence ATGGACATCTACACCCGCACCGGAGACGACGGCACGACCGGGCTGCTCTTTGGTGGCCGGGTGGCGAAGAACCATCCGGCCCCGGCCGCCTACGGCGATGTCGACGAGGCACAGGCCGCCATCGGGGTGGCGAGGGCCCATGCGGAGCGCGGCGGCGAGCTCGACGGCGTGCTCGTGGGCATCGAGAAGGACCTCTGGGTGCTGATGGCCGACCTGGCGACCGCCCCCGACAATCGCCACAAGCTCGAGGCCGGCACCTCGCTGGTCACCGCCGGGATGGTGGACCGGCTCGAGCCGCTGATCGACCAGTTCCAGTCGCGCTACGAGCCCCCGCGCGAGTTCGTGGTGCCGGGCGAGGAGAAGGTGTCTGCGTTCCTCGACCTCGCCCGCACTGTTGTGCGACGAGCCGAGCGGTCGGCTGTGGCCGCCGGGGTCGAGGGGAGCGAAGCCGTCCGCTACCTCAACCGGTTGAGCGATCTGATGTTCGTGCTGGCCCGCTGGCAGGAAGGCGGCTGGGTGGCCGCCAAGGAAGTCGACTGA
- the metH gene encoding methionine synthase, giving the protein MSSELPSGAPGYLDLVARKVVVFDGAAGTWLQEQDLTAEDYGGEEFEGCTDILVDTRPDVIAQMHREYLEAGADVVETDSFGSFAVPLGEYGIAERARELSRKSAEVARAVADEFSTVDRPRFVAGSMGPGTKFASLGQIPFDELRDMYADQALGLLEGGADLFIIETQFDLLGLKAGIAGCRAAMAELGREIPIQTQVTIELTGQMLPGTEIGAALVALDAMAPDVIGINCATGPEEMSEHLRHLSAHSRVPISCLPNAGLPSVVDGKMHYDLSAEDFVAHHVRFVEEYGISIVGGCCGTTPEYIRQLAEAVGDREPAQREADFEHGATSIYSPVTFPTSTEGDKAGATNLLIIGERTNTNGSKAFREAMIDGDWDTCVQMAKDQVREGSHILDVCVDYVGRDGTVDMHEIASRFATQSTVPLVLDSTEPEVMEAGLRWLGGRAILNSANLEDGEAEGSRLDRVFKLAKAYGAAVICLLIDEEGQARDVEWKMRVAHRIYDLATGRYGMEPEDLIFDALTFPLSTGDDDLRGDGMATIEAIRRIHSELPGVHTTLGVSNVSFGLKPAARHVLNSVFLHECTQVGLDSAIVHAAKIVPLNRIPEDQKNVCLDLIWDRRGTVGALSDGDADYDPLKTLLALFEDVTVDDGPAEDRSDWPVEKRLSQRIIDGDRNGLTDDLDEALADGMAPLHIINEVLLSGMKVVGELFGAGEMQLPFVLQSAETMKTAVAHLEPLMEVDDDTGGKGRIVLATVKGDVHDIGKNLVDIILSNNGYEVHNLGIKISITEMIDKALEVKADAIGMSGLLVKSTLIMRENLEELNSRELEHIPVLLGGAALTRTYVERDLREVYEGRVFYGRDAFEGLAVMDRLGEIKRTGEDDPGFGRDPGGRDIPRRSEVDDSDVELPARSPEAATDNPVFVPPFTGSKVVKGIPIDDIAEWINETALFRNQWQFRPEKLADGSTETDDHFKERLRPLLREQLAGAKAEGLLVPQVVYGFFPANSDGNDLVIWTDESRTKEAARFSYPRQRKDPFLCIADFFRPAKGADGDGELDYAAFHIVTMGEAVSQRCAELFAADKYQDYLMLHGLGVEMAEALAELWHRRIREEWGFVDEDPDGSSTSPSREALIGLFRQKYRGGRYSWGYPACPDLEDNMTVAELLDASRIGVEVSEETGFQYQPEQTTSALICHHPRAKYFVAR; this is encoded by the coding sequence ATGTCTTCTGAACTCCCCTCAGGCGCGCCCGGCTACCTGGACCTCGTCGCGCGCAAGGTCGTCGTGTTCGACGGCGCCGCCGGCACCTGGCTCCAGGAGCAGGACCTGACCGCAGAGGACTACGGCGGCGAGGAGTTCGAGGGCTGCACCGACATCCTCGTCGACACCCGGCCCGACGTGATCGCCCAGATGCACCGCGAGTACCTCGAGGCCGGTGCCGATGTGGTCGAGACAGACTCGTTCGGATCGTTCGCAGTCCCGCTGGGCGAGTACGGCATCGCCGAGCGGGCGAGGGAGCTGTCGCGTAAGTCAGCCGAGGTGGCCCGGGCGGTGGCCGATGAGTTCTCCACTGTCGACCGCCCCCGCTTCGTAGCCGGCTCGATGGGCCCCGGCACCAAATTCGCATCACTCGGGCAGATCCCGTTCGACGAGCTGCGGGACATGTACGCCGACCAGGCGCTGGGCCTGCTCGAGGGCGGGGCCGACCTGTTCATCATCGAAACGCAGTTCGACCTGCTCGGACTCAAGGCCGGCATCGCCGGGTGCCGTGCTGCCATGGCCGAACTGGGCCGCGAGATCCCGATCCAGACACAGGTGACCATCGAGCTCACAGGCCAGATGCTCCCAGGCACCGAGATCGGTGCCGCCCTCGTGGCACTCGACGCCATGGCCCCCGACGTGATCGGCATCAACTGCGCCACCGGCCCCGAGGAGATGAGCGAGCACCTGCGCCACCTCTCCGCACACAGCCGGGTGCCGATTTCGTGCCTGCCGAACGCGGGGCTGCCGTCGGTGGTCGACGGCAAGATGCACTACGACCTCTCTGCGGAGGACTTCGTGGCCCACCACGTGCGCTTCGTGGAGGAGTACGGCATATCGATCGTGGGCGGGTGCTGTGGCACCACGCCCGAGTACATCCGCCAGCTCGCCGAGGCTGTCGGCGACCGCGAGCCGGCGCAGCGTGAGGCCGACTTCGAACACGGCGCCACCTCGATCTACTCCCCCGTCACGTTCCCGACCTCCACAGAAGGCGACAAGGCCGGGGCGACCAACCTCCTGATCATCGGCGAGCGGACGAACACCAACGGGTCCAAGGCGTTCCGAGAGGCAATGATCGACGGGGACTGGGACACCTGCGTGCAGATGGCCAAGGACCAGGTGCGCGAGGGCTCTCACATCCTCGACGTGTGCGTGGACTACGTGGGCCGAGACGGCACCGTCGACATGCACGAGATCGCCAGCCGGTTCGCCACGCAGTCCACTGTGCCGCTGGTGCTCGACTCCACCGAACCCGAGGTCATGGAGGCCGGGCTGCGCTGGCTCGGCGGCAGGGCGATTCTCAACTCCGCCAACCTCGAGGACGGCGAGGCCGAGGGCTCCCGGCTCGACCGGGTCTTCAAGCTCGCCAAGGCCTACGGCGCTGCGGTCATCTGTCTGCTCATCGACGAGGAGGGCCAGGCCCGAGACGTCGAGTGGAAGATGCGGGTCGCACACCGCATCTACGACCTCGCCACCGGGCGCTACGGGATGGAGCCCGAGGACCTGATCTTCGACGCGCTCACCTTCCCGCTGTCCACCGGCGACGACGACCTTCGCGGTGACGGCATGGCCACGATCGAGGCGATCCGGCGCATCCACTCCGAGTTGCCGGGCGTGCACACCACCCTCGGGGTGTCCAATGTGAGCTTCGGGCTCAAGCCCGCTGCACGCCATGTGCTCAACAGCGTGTTCCTGCACGAATGCACCCAGGTGGGGCTCGACTCGGCGATCGTGCACGCAGCCAAGATCGTGCCGCTCAACCGGATCCCGGAGGACCAAAAGAACGTGTGCCTCGACCTGATCTGGGACCGGCGCGGCACCGTGGGGGCACTGTCGGATGGCGACGCCGACTACGACCCCCTTAAGACCCTGCTGGCCCTGTTCGAAGACGTCACCGTCGACGACGGACCTGCCGAGGACCGCTCCGACTGGCCGGTCGAGAAGCGGCTCAGCCAGCGGATCATCGACGGCGACCGCAACGGCCTCACCGACGACCTCGACGAGGCGCTTGCCGACGGCATGGCGCCGCTGCACATCATCAACGAGGTGCTGCTGTCGGGCATGAAGGTGGTCGGGGAACTGTTCGGCGCCGGCGAGATGCAGCTGCCGTTTGTTCTCCAGTCCGCCGAGACCATGAAGACGGCCGTTGCACACCTCGAGCCGCTGATGGAGGTAGACGACGACACCGGCGGCAAGGGCCGCATCGTGCTCGCGACCGTGAAAGGTGATGTGCACGACATCGGCAAGAACCTGGTCGACATCATCCTGTCGAACAACGGCTACGAGGTCCACAACCTCGGCATCAAGATCTCGATCACCGAGATGATCGACAAGGCCCTCGAGGTGAAGGCCGACGCGATCGGCATGTCGGGCCTGCTCGTGAAATCGACGCTCATCATGCGCGAGAACCTCGAGGAGCTGAACTCCCGCGAACTCGAGCACATCCCGGTGCTGCTCGGCGGCGCCGCGCTCACCCGCACGTACGTGGAGCGTGACCTGCGCGAGGTCTACGAGGGCCGCGTGTTCTACGGCAGGGATGCCTTCGAGGGCCTGGCTGTGATGGACCGCCTCGGCGAGATCAAGCGCACCGGCGAGGACGACCCCGGCTTCGGCCGCGACCCAGGGGGCCGTGACATCCCCCGCCGTTCCGAGGTCGACGACTCCGACGTGGAGCTGCCGGCCCGCTCTCCCGAGGCGGCCACCGACAACCCGGTGTTCGTACCGCCCTTCACCGGCTCCAAGGTCGTCAAGGGCATCCCGATCGACGACATAGCCGAGTGGATCAACGAGACCGCGTTGTTCCGCAACCAGTGGCAGTTCCGCCCCGAGAAGCTCGCCGACGGCTCCACCGAGACCGACGACCATTTCAAGGAGAGGCTGCGCCCGCTGCTGCGCGAACAGCTCGCCGGCGCCAAGGCCGAGGGCCTGCTCGTACCCCAGGTGGTCTACGGGTTCTTCCCCGCCAACTCCGATGGCAACGACCTGGTGATCTGGACCGACGAGAGTCGGACCAAGGAGGCGGCACGGTTCTCCTACCCCCGCCAGCGCAAGGACCCGTTCCTCTGCATCGCCGACTTCTTCCGCCCCGCGAAGGGCGCAGATGGTGACGGCGAACTCGACTACGCGGCATTCCACATCGTGACGATGGGCGAAGCGGTTTCGCAGCGTTGCGCGGAGCTGTTCGCCGCCGACAAGTACCAGGACTATCTGATGCTCCACGGCCTCGGCGTCGAGATGGCCGAGGCACTCGCCGAGCTGTGGCACCGCCGCATCCGCGAGGAATGGGGCTTCGTCGATGAGGACCCCGACGGTTCGAGCACATCACCCAGCCGCGAGGCGCTGATCGGACTCTTCCGCCAGAAGTACCGCGGGGGCCGCTACTCCTGGGGCTATCCGGCCTGCCCGGATCTCGAGGACAACATGACGGTCGCCGAACTGCTCGATGCATCACGCATCGGCGTCGAGGTCTCCGAGGAGACGGGGTTCCAGTACCAGCCCGAGCAGACCACCTCGGCGCTGATCTGTCACCACCCCCGCGCCAAGTACTTCGTCGCCCGCTGA
- a CDS encoding sugar transferase, producing the protein MLLDAILVMASVAVGVGVWISNWGGSVGDLRTYMLFGVVSLPMWLFVFNWQGFYRKRDDVRLISDVRPVVTAVGLGAVGFILMGWPVELPVPRGVVLGLVVVLVPAMLVERQLIRMVTRRRRRAGRGMKPVVILGTNSEALDLAGVLKNPVLGRQVVAFISTEEPTEPELMGLPVVHSTSPAAAAQNLGASIVVMAATSLDSAAPASMLRSFLDRGIEIEMTSALTGVANDRVSVHALGRFPMLFIDAGHRGGWRAAAKRLFDIVIAGFSFILLCPVLLVAAISVKLDSPGPVLFRQERVGWRGKRFEILKLRTMVDEAEDQLIELQDRNEASGPLFKIAEDPRITRMGKLLRRTSIDEIPQLWNVLRGEMSIVGPRPALPNETQHWDNDLGTRLRVRPGMTGMWQVSGRSETGFDEYQRLDLFYIDNWSMLTDLGIVLRTVPAVLSRRGAA; encoded by the coding sequence ATGCTGCTGGACGCGATCCTGGTCATGGCCTCCGTCGCCGTCGGTGTCGGGGTGTGGATCTCCAACTGGGGCGGCTCTGTGGGCGACCTCCGGACATACATGTTGTTCGGTGTTGTTTCGCTGCCGATGTGGCTTTTCGTGTTCAACTGGCAGGGGTTCTACCGCAAGCGCGACGACGTCCGGTTGATCTCCGACGTTCGCCCGGTGGTGACCGCTGTTGGCCTTGGCGCTGTCGGCTTCATCCTGATGGGGTGGCCGGTGGAGTTGCCGGTGCCCCGTGGAGTTGTGTTGGGTTTGGTGGTCGTGCTGGTGCCCGCCATGCTCGTAGAGCGCCAACTGATCCGTATGGTGACGCGGCGCAGGCGCCGCGCCGGACGTGGCATGAAGCCGGTCGTGATCCTCGGAACCAACTCTGAGGCGTTGGATCTGGCGGGGGTGCTCAAGAACCCTGTGCTCGGCCGCCAGGTGGTCGCGTTCATCTCGACCGAGGAGCCTACAGAGCCGGAGCTCATGGGCCTTCCCGTGGTTCACTCCACATCTCCGGCTGCCGCGGCCCAGAACCTGGGTGCATCAATCGTCGTGATGGCCGCTACATCCCTCGACTCCGCTGCTCCGGCATCAATGCTCCGCTCCTTCCTAGATCGCGGTATCGAGATCGAGATGACCTCGGCACTCACCGGCGTGGCCAACGACCGGGTCTCGGTGCACGCACTCGGTCGGTTCCCAATGCTGTTCATCGACGCCGGCCACCGGGGTGGTTGGCGAGCGGCGGCCAAGAGGCTCTTCGACATCGTGATCGCCGGGTTCTCATTTATCCTGCTGTGTCCGGTGCTTCTTGTTGCGGCGATTTCCGTGAAGCTCGACAGCCCCGGCCCCGTGCTGTTCCGCCAGGAACGGGTCGGGTGGCGCGGCAAGCGCTTCGAGATCCTCAAGCTGCGCACCATGGTCGATGAAGCAGAAGACCAGCTCATCGAGTTGCAGGACCGCAACGAGGCCAGCGGTCCGCTATTCAAGATCGCCGAGGATCCCCGGATCACACGCATGGGCAAACTGTTGCGGCGCACGAGCATCGACGAAATACCCCAGCTGTGGAACGTCCTGCGAGGCGAAATGAGCATTGTCGGTCCGCGCCCGGCGCTTCCCAACGAGACCCAGCATTGGGACAACGATCTCGGCACTCGACTCAGGGTGAGGCCTGGGATGACAGGAATGTGGCAGGTCAGCGGCCGCAGCGAAACCGGATTCGACGAGTACCAGCGCCTCGACCTGTTCTATATCGACAACTGGTCGATGTTGACCGACCTCGGCATCGTGCTGAGGACGGTTCCGGCGGTGTTGTCCCGACGTGGCGCTGCCTGA
- a CDS encoding Ku protein, which translates to MARAIWSGAISFGLINIPVKLYSAVSQRSVRFNQIDPSNNARIRNQKVNAETGEVVDAAELVRGFEVSKGNYVIVSDDELAALQPRSTHTIDLEEFVELDQVDPIYFDGAFHVAPGPGAAKPYTLLVEALEESGRVAVARFVMRSKQYVALMRPVDGRLLLSMMVYADELNAPGDIPEFDDLSGVELTDREREMAEQLIESLSADFEPELYHDAYREDLLGLIDAKASGAAPALEGPQAPAGDVVVDLMAALEKSVAEAREARTRHPSASGAAGEEASPGSGDGGDDAARSPQAAAPASESPSRRKPAKSAAAKSSAKKAAGKPASKESQAKKSPARKPRKSA; encoded by the coding sequence ATGGCACGTGCCATATGGAGCGGAGCGATCAGCTTCGGTCTCATCAACATCCCTGTGAAGCTGTACTCAGCCGTGTCGCAACGGTCGGTGCGCTTCAACCAGATCGATCCGTCCAACAACGCACGGATCCGGAACCAGAAGGTCAATGCGGAGACCGGCGAGGTGGTCGACGCCGCCGAGCTGGTGCGCGGCTTCGAGGTGTCGAAGGGCAACTACGTGATCGTCAGCGACGACGAGCTCGCGGCGCTGCAACCGCGCTCGACCCACACGATCGACCTCGAGGAGTTCGTGGAGCTCGACCAGGTCGACCCGATCTACTTCGATGGAGCGTTCCACGTCGCTCCCGGCCCGGGTGCCGCCAAGCCCTACACCCTGTTGGTCGAGGCACTCGAGGAGTCGGGCCGTGTGGCCGTGGCCCGGTTCGTGATGCGCTCCAAGCAGTACGTGGCACTGATGAGGCCGGTCGACGGCAGGCTGCTGCTCTCGATGATGGTCTATGCCGACGAACTGAATGCGCCGGGCGACATTCCCGAGTTCGACGACCTGTCCGGAGTGGAGCTCACCGACCGCGAGCGCGAGATGGCCGAGCAGCTGATCGAGTCGCTCAGCGCGGACTTCGAGCCGGAGCTCTACCACGACGCCTACCGCGAGGATTTGCTGGGCCTGATCGACGCCAAGGCGTCGGGTGCGGCTCCGGCGCTCGAAGGACCGCAGGCACCCGCCGGTGACGTGGTTGTCGATCTGATGGCGGCGTTGGAGAAATCGGTGGCCGAGGCTCGCGAGGCGCGGACCCGTCACCCGAGCGCGAGCGGCGCCGCCGGTGAAGAGGCGTCGCCTGGATCCGGGGACGGTGGCGACGATGCGGCCAGGTCTCCGCAGGCAGCCGCCCCGGCCTCCGAGTCACCGTCGCGCCGCAAGCCGGCGAAGTCCGCGGCCGCGAAGTCGTCGGCCAAGAAGGCTGCCGGCAAGCCGGCCTCGAAGGAATCGCAGGCCAAGAAGTCGCCCGCGAGGAAACCCCGCAAGTCCGCGTGA